The Pseudophryne corroboree isolate aPseCor3 chromosome 2, aPseCor3.hap2, whole genome shotgun sequence genome has a segment encoding these proteins:
- the LOC135028554 gene encoding uncharacterized protein LOC135028554 — MIGKASLKQQGCLVTTANSGHLPPIILGMNVLKNCPDELVEALRFEMRSAAPQERKTLQQTVRLLEGQKRFVNARGEVGKARVADHRPVILLPNSEHVVWCKARIGPGGQDYEAMIESCDTDGQQQFAVARTLAKVEHGRVPVCVLNPHSFPIQLFKHCPVAKVIQVDFQDVMETSVPVVQQRGMTGHKATEDETPWWEEIRIGDSDTPEERRQGVLQVVKKNAQAFSQYPSDFGKAESVYHHIHTGSSPPIKERHRPLPPAMYQPVRNMISEMKDAGVIHESHSPWAAPLVIVKKKDGSLRFCVDYRKLNAVTHKDAYPLPRIEESLTALKTATYFSTLDLTSGYWQIPMAVEDREKTAFTTPMGLFEFDRMPFGLCNAPATFQRVMEHCLGHRNFEMVLLYLDDVIIYSRSYEEHLQHLDEVFAQLTKCGLKLKPSKCHLLKPKVQYLGHIVSAEGVKPEPEKIRVVRDWPVPRTVKDVRSFLGFVGYYRRFIENFAKVATPLNELLRGKSGQEQRSASRVKWTEAQQTSFDQLKASLIEAPLLAYPDYGRPFKLYTDASHRGLGAVLSQEQDGRERVIAYASRGLKTTERNCENYSAFKLELLALVWAVTEKFKNYLAATPFEIVTDNNPLAHLSTARLPAQEQRWMSRLAGFRYTVVYRSGKSNGNADALSRLPTDDIAEEEKDWSEDVETPTFKPQRRRYCIVTSDPVAATSDASPDSLPCDNLGFDWVKVQHESPVMQELMGHLCRKSQLTQTQRAVADPELVKLLRHRDRLSIKHGLLVRTSTDPSTNQTIVQTVVPRQQAHFLLTAYHNQSGHFGTQKTEATLRRRYFWVGMREDIGQWCRDCVACNLKRRPEASQKDPLHPIKSHRPLELVALDHVKLEPSPSGYQYALTMTDYYSKFLVVAPVRDLTAKTTAEVFLKNFARPYGYPDRILTDQGPAFESQLFQELCTLYGCRKLRTTAYHPQCNGLCERANQTVINMLRSLSAEKRSQWPTLLPELAYLYNNTEHCSTGFTPYYLMFGRQGKLPKDLELTPVVTEPMIPQNDWVREHQHRIESAREIVNQRMEAAHHRQEMGYNSNIHATPLQLGDCVWKKKNHRSSKLDAMWEDTPYIVVGVPTDGLYAYRIQKGKEGPISTVPRDQIKRCSTKVCESKREDVPVAEECGPSMGAPLHDPIELPLFMCGSVPSGPSGVITLEQPVPRPVDNPSGPSHAVEQSFSDVPDPAVRRDFRDNMRTLFQLYPLSEAQQVAILIAQLKGSALGEVKSWENDQRATVEGILEKLRTTFDSRTVTELKELLYARKQKPHESLRDFTLGLHEAMQAVIALDPNEGLQKDKILSDLFIKGARGEATRAQLKLWKGQNVGCTFAKFKETMMDALGGDRVRPGGDFSSNCLTDEEHEDVPQPIRCIPQTTKGTVTQQSRSALAQDEGLVNALAEIRQEFQRHWDESEIVTPPNTWLQLLASNGEQIKFCGYWEANLMIGKASLKQQGCLVTTANSGHLPPIILGMNVLKNCPDELVEALRFEMRSAAPQERKTLQQTVRLLEGQKRFVNARGEVGKARVADHRPVILLPNSEHVVWCKARIGPGGQDYEAMIESCDTDGQQQFAVARTLAKVEHGRVPVRVLNPHSFPIQLFKHCPVAKVIQVDFQDVMETSVPVVQQRGMTGHKATEDETPWWEEIRIGDSDTPEERRQGVLQVVKKNAQAFSQYPSDFGKAESVYHHIHTGSSPPIKERHRPLPPAMYQPVRNMISEMKDAGVIHESHSPWAAPLVIVKKKDGSLRFCVDYRKLNAVTHKDAYPLPRIEESLTALKTATYFSTLDLTSGYWQIPMAVEDREKTAFTTPMGLFEFDRMPFGLCNAPATFQRVMEHCLGHRNFEMVLLYLDDVIIYSRSYEEHLQHLDEVFAQLTKCGLKLKPSKCHLLKPKVQYLGHIVSAEGVKPEPEKIRVVRDWPVPRTVKDVRSFLGFVGYYRRFIENFAKVATPLNELLRGKSGQEQRSASRVKWTEAQQTSFDQLKASLIEAPLLAYPDYGRPFKLYTDASHRGLGAVLSQEQDGRERVIAYASRGLKTTERNCENYSAFKLELLALVWAVTEKFKNYLAATPFEIVTDNNPLAHLSTARLPALEQRWMSRLAGFRYTVVYRSGKSNGNADALSRLPTDDIAEEEKDWSEDVETPTFKPQRRRYCIVTSDPVAATSDASPDSLPCDNLGFDWVKVQRESPVMQELMGHLCRKSQLTQTQRAVADPELVKLLRHRDRLSIKHGLLVRTSTDPSTNQTIVQTVVPRQQAHFLLTAYHNQSGHFGTQKTEATLRRRYFWVGMREDIGQWCRDCVACNLKRRPEASQKDPLHPIKSHRPLELVALDHVKLEPSPSGYQYALTMTDYYSKFLVVAPVRDLTAKTTAEVFLKNFARPYGYPDRILTDQGPAFESQLFQELCTLYGCRKLRTTAYHPQCNGLCERANQTVINMLRSLSAEKRSQWPTLLPELAYLYNNTEHCSTGFTPYYLMFGRQGKLPKDLELTPVVTEPMIPQNDWVREHQHRIESAREIVNQRMEAAHHRQEMGYNSNIHATPLQLGDCVWKKKNHRSSKLDAMWEDTPYIVVGVPTDGLYAYRIQKVKEGPISTVPRDQIKRCSTKVCESKREDVPVAEECGPSMGAPLHDPIELLLFMCGSVPSGPSGVITLEQPVPRPVDNPSGPSHAVEQSFSDVPDPAVRRSERSTQGVLPLRYRE; from the exons ATGATCGGCAAGGCTAGCCTAAAGCAGCAAGGGTGTCTGGTGACCACAGCGAATAGTGGACACCTACCTCCCATCATACTCGGAATGAATGTCCTAAAGAATTGTCCCGATGAGTTGGTGGAGGCTCTCCGGTTCGAGATGCGATCTGCAGCCCCGCAGGAACGGAAGACGTTGCAGCAGACAGTACGGCTGCTTGAGGGTCAGAAGAGGTTCGTTAATGCCAGGGGAGAAGTGGGCAAGGCCAGAGTAGCTGATCATCGACCTGTAATTCTCCTACCCAATTCTGAACATGTCGTGTGGTGCAAGGCAAGGATCGGCCCAGGTGGGCAGGACTACGAGGCAATGATCGAATCCTGCGATACAGATGGACAACAACAATTTGCGGTGGCGAGGACCTTAGCAAAGGTGGAACATGGAAGAGTTCCAGTCTGTGTCTTGAACCCACACAGTTTTCCTATTCAGCTGTTCAAGCATTGCCCGGTGGCTAAAGTGATTCAAGTGGATTTTCAGGACGTGATGGAGACAAGTGTGCCGGTGGTCCAGCAGAGGGGTATGACAGGGCACAAGGCTACTGAAGATGAAACCCCATGGTGGGAGGAGATCCGAATTGGCGATTCTGACACCCCTGAGGAAAGACGCCAGGGAGTGCTTCAGGTGGTAAAGAAGAATGCCCAGGCCTTCAGTCAGTACCCATCCGACTTCGGAAAAGCAGAGAGTGTGTACCACCACATCCACACCGGGAGCAGTCCTCCCATCAAGGAACGGCACAGACCATTGCCACCAGCTATGTACCAACCTGTACGCAACATGATCTCCGAGATGAAGGATGCGGGTGTGATTCatgaaagccacagcccatgggccgcccCTCTGGTGATAGTGAAGAAAAAGGATGGCAGTTTGCGCTTTTGTGTGGACTACCGGAAGTTGAATGCAGTGactcacaaggacgcctatccgctACCGAGAATTGAAGAATCTCTGACGGCGTTGAAGACAGCGACGTACTTCTCCACTCTTGACCTCACAAGTGGGTACTGGCAGATCCCGATGGCTGTGGAGGACAGGGAGAAGACTGCGTTTACAACGCCGATGGGTCTCTTCGAGTTCGACaggatgccatttggactctgcaatgccccagccaccttccagagAGTCATGGAGCACTGTTTGGGACACAGGAACTTTGAGATGGTCCTGCTTTACCTGGATGACGTCATCATCTACTCCAGGAGCTATGAGGAGCACCTCCAGCACTTGGATGAGGTGTTTGCCCAGTTGACCAAATGCGGGCTGAAGTTAAAGCCATCGAAGTGTCATCTATTGAAGCCGAAAGTGCAATACCTCGGGCACATCGTCAGTGCTGAGGGTGTGAAGCCAGAACCAGAGAAGATCCGTGTTGTGAGAGATTGGCCTGTACCGAGGACAGTGAAGGATGTCCGAAGCTTCTTGGGCTTTGTTGGATACTACAGGCGCTTCAttgaaaactttgcaaaagtggctACCCCATTAAATGAGCTGCTACGAGGCAAGTCAGGTCAAGAGCAGAGAAGTGCGTCCAGAGTCAAGTGGACAGAGGCACAACAGACCTCCTTTGATCAGCTGAAGGCATCATTGATTGAGGCACCGCTATTAGCCTATCCAGACTACGGGAGGCCTTTCAAGCTGTATACCGATGCCAGTCACCGTGGACTAGGAGCTGTACTATCCCAGGAGCAAGATGGCCGAGAGAGAGTCATTGCATACGCCAGCCGAGGCCTGAAGACGACCGAACGGAATTGTGAGAATTACTCGGCCTTCAAGTTGGAGCTTCTTGCCCTTGTCTGGGCCGTAACCGAGAAATTCAAAAACTACTTGGCCGCCACACCTTTCGAGATTGTGACAGACAATAACCCATTGGCACACTTGTCTACAGCACGCCTGCCGGCTCAGGAACAGCGGTGGATGTCCCGTCTCGCTGGGTTTCGCTACACGGTAGTCTACCGGAGTGGAAAATCTAACGGAAATGCCGACGCCTTGTCCCGCCTGCCCACTGATGACATAGCTGAAGAGGAGAAGGATTGGTCGGAAGATGTAGAGACCCCAACTTTCAAGCCACAAAGGAGGAGATACTGCATCGTCACTTCTGACCCTGTTGCCGCCACATCTGATGCGAGTCCTGATAGCCTGCCCTGTGACAACTTAGGGTTCGATTGGGTGAAAGTGCAACACGAGAGTCCAGTGATGCAAGAGTTGATGGGCCACCTTTGTCGCAAGAGTCAACTGACCCAGACCCAGAGAGCCGTTGCCGATCCCGAGTTGGTCAAACTGCTACGACACCGAGACCGTCTCAGCATCAAGCATGGACTATTGGTTCGAACCAGTACCGATCCCAGTACGAACCAGACCATCGTACAAACCGTGGTGCCCAGACAACAAGCCCACTTCCTGCTGACCGCTTATCACAATCAGTCCGGTCACTTTGGCACCCAGAAAACGGAAGCTACCTTGAGGAGGAGGTATTTCTGGGTCGGCATGAGAGAGGATATCGGGCAGTGGTGCCGTGATTGCGTGGCCTGCAACCTGAAGAGGAGGCCCGAAGCCAGCCAAAAGGATCCCCTGCATCCCATCAAAAGCCATCGGCCGTTGGAGCTTGTGGCCCTGGACCATGTAAAACTCGAACCCAGTCCCAGTGGGTACCAGTATGCCTTAACAATGACTGATTACTATAGCAAGTTCCTGGTCGTTGCCCCTGTTCGTGACTTGACTGCTAAAACCACCGCAGAAGTATTCCTCAAGAACTTTGCAAGGCCCTATGGGTACCCCGATCGGATCTTAACTGACCAAGGCCCAGCATTTGAGTCACAGCTGTTTCAGGAGTTGTGCACCCTATATGGATGTCGGAAGCTGAGGACGACGGCCTATCACCCTCAGTGTAATGGACTGTGTGAGAGGGCAAATCAGACGGTCATCAACATGCTGCGAAGCCTATCTGCTGAGAAACGCTCACAATGGCCAACACTGCTACCTGAATTGGCCTACCTGTACAACAATACTGAGCATTGTTCCACTGGCTTCACCCCTTACTACCTTATGTTTGGACGTCAAGGAAAGCTTCCGAAGGACCTCGAGTTGACTCCTGTAGTGACTGAGCCAATGATTCCACAGAATGATTGGGTGCGGGAGCACCAACACCGTATTGAATCCGCACGAGAAATAGTTAATCAGCGCATGGAAGCAGCACATCACCGTCAAGAGATGGGCTATAACAGCAATATCCATGCTACACCCCTGCAACTCGGAGATTGTGTATGGAAAAAGAAAAATCACCGTTCGAGTAAGCTTGATGCCATGTGGGAGGATACCCCGTACATTGTGGTGGGAGTCCCCACTGATGGCCTGTATGCCTACAGAATTCAAAAAGGAAAAGAAGGTCCCATCAGCACAGTACCTCGTGATCAGATTAAAAGATGTAGCACCAAGGTGTGTGAATCCAAGCGAGAGGATGTACCTGTGGCAGAGGAATGCGGACCTTCAATGGGTGCCCCACTACATGACCCCATAGAGCTACCTCTCTTCATGTGTGGCTCAGTTCCTTCAGGCCCGTCAGGGGTCATCACCCTAGAACAGCCAGTACCCAGGCCTGTTGATAATCCAAGTGGTCCCAGTCATGCTGTTGAGCAATCTTTCAGTGATGTACCTGACCCTGCAGTCAGAAG AGACTTCAGAGATAATATGCGGACCTTGTTTCAACTATACCCACTGAGTGAAGCGCAGCAGGTGGCGATACTGATTGCCCAACTGAAGGGATCCGCTCTGGGTGAGGTGAAATCCTGGGAGAACGACCAGAGAGCAACTGTCGAGGGCATATTGGAAAAATTGAGGACCACCTTCGACTCACGGACAGTTACCGAGCTCAAAGAACTACTATATGCCCGGAAACAGAAGCCTCACGAGTCATTGAGGGACTTCACTCTGGGGCTGCATGAGGCGATGCAAGCTGTGATAGCTCTGGACCCAAATGAAGGACTGCAAAAAGATAAGATCCTTAGCGACCTTTTTATTAAGGGAGCAAGAGGAGAAGCCACTCGCGCACAGCTGAAGCTGTGGAAGGGGCAGAATGTTGGGTGCACTTTTGCCAAATTTAAAGAGACAATGATGGATGCTCTCGGAGGGGACCGGGTGAGACCAGGAGGTGACTTCTCGTCGAACTGTCTGACCGATGAAGAGCATGAGGATGTCCCGCAGCCCATACGATGTATACCTCAGACCACCAAGGGCACTGTTACCCAGCAGTCCCGATCCGCCCTTGCCCAAGATGAGGGCCTGGTCAACGCACTGGCAGAGATACGACAGG AGTTTCAACGGCATTGGGATGAAAGCGAGATTGTGACGCCACCAAACACATGGCTCCAGCTATTGGCTAGCAACGGAGAGCAGATAAAGTTCTGTGGCTACTGGGAGGCCAACTTAATGATCGGCAAGGCTAGCCTAAAGCAGCAAGGGTGTCTGGTGACCACAGCGAATAGTGGACACCTACCTCCCATCATACTCGGAATGAATGTCCTAAAGAATTGTCCCGATGAGTTGGTGGAGGCTCTCCGGTTCGAGATGCGATCTGCAGCCCCGCAGGAACGGAAGACGTTGCAGCAGACAGTACGGCTGCTTGAGGGTCAGAAGAGGTTCGTTAATGCCAGGGGAGAAGTGGGCAAGGCCAGAGTAGCTGATCATCGACCTGTAATTCTCCTACCCAATTCTGAACATGTCGTGTGGTGCAAGGCAAGGATCGGCCCAGGTGGGCAGGACTACGAGGCAATGATCGAATCCTGCGATACAGATGGACAACAACAATTTGCGGTGGCGAGGACCTTAGCAAAGGTGGAACATGGAAGAGTTCCAGTCCGTGTCTTGAACCCACACAGTTTTCCTATTCAGCTGTTCAAGCATTGCCCGGTGGCTAAAGTGATTCAAGTGGATTTTCAGGACGTGATGGAGACAAGTGTGCCGGTGGTCCAGCAGAGGGGTATGACAGGGCACAAGGCTACTGAAGATGAAACCCCATGGTGGGAGGAGATCCGAATTGGCGATTCTGACACCCCTGAGGAAAGACGCCAGGGAGTGCTTCAGGTGGTAAAGAAGAATGCCCAGGCCTTCAGTCAGTACCCATCCGACTTCGGAAAAGCAGAGAGTGTGTACCACCACATCCACACCGGGAGCAGTCCTCCCATCAAGGAACGGCACAGACCATTGCCACCAGCTATGTACCAACCTGTACGCAACATGATCTCCGAGATGAAGGATGCGGGTGTGATTCatgaaagccacagcccatgggccgcccCTCTGGTGATAGTGAAGAAAAAGGATGGCAGTTTGCGCTTTTGTGTGGACTACCGGAAGTTGAATGCAGTGactcacaaggacgcctatccgctACCGAGAATTGAAGAATCTCTGACGGCGTTGAAGACAGCGACGTACTTCTCCACTCTTGACCTCACAAGTGGGTACTGGCAGATCCCGATGGCTGTGGAGGACAGGGAGAAGACTGCGTTTACAACGCCGATGGGTCTCTTCGAGTTCGACaggatgccatttggactctgcaatgccccagccaccttccagagAGTCATGGAGCACTGTTTGGGACACAGGAACTTTGAGATGGTCCTGCTTTACCTGGATGACGTCATCATCTACTCCAGGAGCTATGAGGAGCACCTCCAGCACTTGGATGAGGTGTTTGCCCAGTTGACCAAATGCGGGCTGAAGTTAAAGCCATCGAAGTGTCATCTATTGAAGCCGAAAGTGCAATACCTCGGGCACATCGTCAGTGCTGAGGGTGTGAAGCCAGAACCAGAGAAGATCCGTGTTGTGAGAGATTGGCCTGTACCGAGGACAGTGAAGGATGTCCGAAGCTTCTTGGGCTTTGTTGGATACTACAGGCGCTTCAttgaaaactttgcaaaagtggctACCCCATTAAATGAGCTGCTACGAGGCAAGTCAGGTCAAGAGCAGAGAAGTGCGTCCAGAGTCAAGTGGACAGAGGCACAACAGACCTCCTTTGATCAGCTGAAGGCATCATTGATTGAGGCACCGCTATTAGCCTATCCAGACTACGGGAGGCCTTTCAAGCTGTATACCGATGCCAGTCACCGTGGACTAGGAGCTGTACTATCCCAGGAGCAAGATGGCCGAGAGAGAGTCATTGCATACGCCAGCCGAGGCCTGAAGACGACCGAACGGAATTGTGAGAATTACTCGGCCTTCAAGTTGGAGCTTCTTGCCCTTGTCTGGGCCGTAACCGAGAAATTCAAAAACTACTTGGCCGCCACACCTTTCGAGATTGTGACAGACAATAACCCATTGGCACACTTGTCTACAGCACGCCTGCCGGCTCTGGAACAGCGGTGGATGTCCCGTCTCGCTGGGTTTCGCTACACGGTAGTCTACCGGAGTGGAAAATCTAACGGAAATGCCGACGCCTTGTCCCGCCTGCCCACTGATGACATAGCTGAAGAGGAGAAGGATTGGTCGGAAGATGTAGAGACCCCAACTTTCAAGCCACAAAGGAGGAGATACTGCATCGTCACTTCTGACCCTGTTGCCGCCACATCTGATGCGAGTCCTGATAGCCTGCCCTGTGACAACTTAGGGTTCGATTGGGTGAAAGTGCAACGCGAGAGTCCAGTGATGCAAGAGTTGATGGGCCACCTTTGTCGCAAGAGTCAACTGACCCAGACCCAGAGAGCCGTTGCCGATCCCGAGTTGGTCAAACTGCTACGACACCGAGACCGTCTCAGCATCAAGCATGGACTATTGGTTCGAACCAGTACCGATCCCAGTACGAACCAGACCATCGTACAAACCGTGGTGCCCAGACAACAAGCCCACTTCCTGCTGACCGCTTATCACAATCAGTCCGGTCACTTTGGCACCCAGAAAACGGAAGCTACCTTGAGGAGGAGGTATTTCTGGGTCGGCATGAGAGAGGATATCGGGCAGTGGTGCCGTGATTGCGTGGCCTGCAACCTGAAGAGGAGGCCCGAAGCCAGCCAAAAGGATCCCCTGCATCCCATCAAAAGCCATCGGCCGTTGGAGCTTGTGGCCCTGGACCATGTAAAACTCGAACCCAGTCCCAGTGGGTACCAGTATGCCTTAACAATGACTGATTACTATAGCAAGTTCCTGGTCGTTGCCCCTGTTCGTGACTTGACTGCTAAAACCACCGCAGAAGTATTCCTCAAGAACTTTGCAAGGCCCTATGGGTACCCCGATCGGATCTTAACTGACCAAGGCCCAGCATTTGAGTCACAGCTGTTTCAGGAGTTGTGCACCCTATATGGATGTCGGAAGCTGAGGACGACGGCCTATCACCCTCAGTGTAATGGACTGTGTGAGAGGGCAAATCAGACGGTCATCAACATGCTGCGAAGCCTATCTGCTGAGAAACGCTCACAATGGCCAACACTGCTACCTGAATTGGCCTACCTGTACAACAATACTGAGCATTGTTCCACTGGCTTCACCCCTTACTACCTTATGTTTGGACGTCAAGGAAAGCTTCCGAAGGACCTCGAGTTGACTCCTGTAGTGACTGAGCCAATGATTCCACAGAATGATTGGGTGCGGGAGCACCAACACCGTATTGAATCCGCACGAGAAATAGTTAATCAGCGCATGGAAGCAGCACATCACCGTCAAGAGATGGGCTATAACAGCAATATCCATGCTACACCCCTGCAACTCGGAGATTGTGTATGGAAAAAGAAAAATCACCGTTCGAGTAAGCTTGATGCCATGTGGGAGGATACCCCGTACATTGTGGTGGGAGTCCCCACTGATGGCCTGTATGCCTACAGAATTCAAAAAGTAAAAGAAGGTCCCATCAGCACAGTACCTCGTGATCAGATTAAAAGATGTAGCACCAAGGTGTGTGAATCCAAGCGAGAGGATGTACCTGTGGCAGAGGAATGCGGACCTTCAATGGGTGCCCCACTACATGACCCCATAGAGCTACTTCTCTTCATGTGTGGCTCAGTTCCTTCAGGCCCGTCAGGGGTCATCACCCTAGAACAGCCAGTACCCAGGCCTGTTGATAATCCAAGTGGTCCCAGTCATGCTGTTGAGCAATCTTTCAGTGATGTACCTGACCCTGCAGTCAGAAGGTCAGAAAGAAGCACCCAAGGTGTCTTGCCCCTAAGGTATAGGGAATAA